The following proteins come from a genomic window of Misgurnus anguillicaudatus unplaced genomic scaffold, ASM2758022v2 HiC_scaffold_28, whole genome shotgun sequence:
- the LOC129417748 gene encoding uncharacterized protein — MAEVPPGPNALPSSPSEITSLPVDGCTLLGNDGGLDIITPGPGPYQHANDHKTIVKSNQNNMHPNASGAQFHSAQLNGVQCNHTHLQNHVQHRATDNQTGASDHHLGGTGETQGDYTEKNNCSRSKRCIDKSQNQPPPNNGINCTDGMAITECGSCQPESGVSSRTGSKDQGQVAMDGVEPGPGPHGAGVEHAAATDSSPVAEMSRLALEEHDESIRYVRYESELQMPDIIRLITKDLSEPYSIYTYRYFIHNWPQLCFLAMVEKDCVGAIVCKLDMHKKMFRRGYIAMLAVDSKFRRKGIGTNLVKKAIYAMVEGDCDEVVLETEITNKSALKLYENLGFVRDKRLFRYYLNGVDALRLKLWLR, encoded by the exons ATGGCTGAAGTGCCGCCTGGGCCTAACGCACTGCCTTCATCCCCGAGCGAGATCACATCACTGCCCGTGGACGGCTGCACCTTACTGGGGAACGATGGGGGACTGGACATCATCACCCCCGGCCCAGGACCATACCAGCACGCCAACGACCACAAGACGATCGTTAAATCCAACCAGAACAACATGCATCCCAACGCATCAGGCGCCCAGTTTCACTCAGCCCAGCTGAACGGAGTCCAGTGCAACCACACTCACCTCCAGAACCACGTCCAACACCGGGCGACCGACAATCAAACCGGCGCTTCTGATCATCATTTGGGCGGCACCGGTGAAACACAAGGCGATTATACGGAGAAAAACAATTGTTCGAGAAGTAAACGTTGTATCGATAAATCACAGAACCAGCCGCCGCCGAACAACGGGATAAATTGCACTGATGGTATGGCTATAACGGAGTGCGGTTCTTGTCAACCGGAGAGTGGTGTAAGTAGCAGGACTGGCTCTAAAGATCAGGGTCAAGTGGCGATGGACGGGGTCGAGCCAGGCCCGGGCCCGCACGGCGCTGGAGTAGAGCATGCGGCGGCCACTGACAGCTCTCCGGTCGCGGAGATGTCGAGACTCGCGCTGGAAGAACACGACGAGTCCATCAGATACGTGAGATACGAGTCTGAGCTACAGATGCCTGATATTATCCGCCTTATTACTAAAGACTTGTCTGAGCCCTACTCCATATACACCTATAGGTACTTTATTCACAACTGGCCTCAGCTCTGCTTTCTG GCCATGGTTGAAAAAGACTGTGTTGGTGCCATTGTATGTAAGCTAGACATGCATAAGAAGATGTTTCGTCGTGGATACATTGCCATGCTCGCCGTGGACTCCAAATTTCGCAGGAAAGGCATTG GCACAAACTTGGTAAAAAAGGCCATCTATGCCATGGTGGAAGGGGATTGCGATGAG GTTGTGCTGGAGACCGAGATCACCAACAAATCAGCCCTGAAGCTCTATGAGAATCTGGGCTTTGTCAGGGACAAGCGTCTGTTTAGATATTATTTAAACGGAGTGGACGCACTTCGGCTCAAACTCTGGCTTCGCTAA